In Janthinobacterium rivuli, a single genomic region encodes these proteins:
- a CDS encoding DUF1501 domain-containing protein yields the protein MNRRDLLKALAAAPLFTHAGSLLAAPATDAKLLFVFLRGGYDANNLLVPVGSDFYYAARPNIAIAKPGEDNGALALNADWALHPALRETIYPMFTGGEAAFIPFAGTTDLTRSHFETQDSIELGQEIGGRRDFRSGFLNRLAQSLNASQGKHAISFTDQLPLIFQGGVQVPNMALRSVGKSGIDARQSQIIAAMYRGTPLQQPVSAGFVVRDDVTKELTGEMQAANRNAISTKGFELEAQRIARLMKDKYNIGFVDVGGWDTHVGQGGANGYLAGRFDELGRGLAAFSQEMGSAWRHTVVVVVSEFGRTFRENGNRGTDHGHGSVFWVLGGGIKGKQVAGEQVAISQATLFQNRDMPVLNEYRAVLGGLLRRTFGLTPAQLDHVFAGVKPVELGLV from the coding sequence ATGAATCGTCGTGACTTGCTGAAAGCCCTGGCCGCCGCGCCCTTGTTCACTCACGCGGGCAGTCTGCTGGCCGCGCCCGCCACGGATGCGAAGCTGCTGTTCGTCTTCCTGCGCGGCGGCTATGACGCGAACAACCTGCTGGTGCCCGTCGGCAGTGATTTTTACTATGCGGCGCGGCCGAATATCGCCATCGCGAAACCGGGCGAGGACAACGGCGCGCTGGCCTTGAATGCCGACTGGGCCCTGCATCCGGCCTTGCGCGAGACCATCTATCCCATGTTCACGGGCGGCGAGGCGGCATTCATTCCGTTCGCGGGCACGACGGATTTGACGCGCAGCCATTTCGAAACGCAGGACAGCATCGAACTGGGACAGGAGATCGGCGGGCGCCGCGATTTCCGCTCGGGCTTCCTGAACCGGCTGGCGCAAAGCCTCAATGCCAGTCAGGGCAAGCACGCCATTTCCTTCACCGACCAGCTGCCCCTGATCTTCCAGGGCGGCGTGCAAGTGCCGAACATGGCGCTGCGCTCGGTAGGCAAGTCCGGCATTGATGCGCGTCAAAGCCAGATCATCGCCGCCATGTACCGGGGTACGCCCCTGCAGCAACCGGTCAGCGCGGGCTTTGTCGTGCGTGACGATGTGACGAAGGAGTTGACGGGAGAGATGCAGGCGGCCAACCGCAACGCCATCAGTACCAAGGGTTTTGAACTGGAAGCGCAGCGCATCGCCCGCTTGATGAAGGATAAATACAACATTGGTTTCGTCGACGTGGGCGGCTGGGATACGCACGTGGGGCAGGGCGGCGCCAACGGCTACCTGGCGGGGCGCTTCGATGAGCTGGGGCGGGGCCTGGCCGCGTTTTCGCAGGAAATGGGCAGCGCCTGGCGCCATACCGTGGTGGTGGTGGTCAGCGAATTTGGCCGCACCTTCCGCGAAAACGGCAACCGCGGCACGGATCACGGCCACGGCAGCGTGTTCTGGGTGCTGGGCGGCGGGATCAAAGGCAAGCAGGTGGCGGGCGAGCAGGTGGCGATTTCGCAGGCGACGCTGTTCCAGAACCGCGACATGCCCGTGCTGAATGAATACCGCGCCGTGCTGGGCGGCTTGCTGCGCCGCACATTCGGCTTGACCCCGGCGCAGCTCGACCATGTGTTTGCCGGCGTGAAACCGGTAGAGCTGGGGCTGGTGTGA
- a CDS encoding AI-2E family transporter, with the protein MNDTQRDIVSAGFSLALIAVTAFVMQRFFLPLVWAGILCVATWPLYLRVRASLGQRTIVAAAALTLAFACIFIIPVLSGVAQAAREVPVLADFIVHANADGLPVPHWVAHIPLAGSAIGDWWLATLSQPHGLGHFFAGSAVGGFHSARDMLKVLGADVFHRLVDFGLAFLCLFFFYKDGEALTRQITAVGSHFLRPERWGRYAQKIPTAIRATVNGLVLVGLAEGVLIGIAYAIAGLPSPALWAFATGILAIIPFGAPLAYLCAAALLVFQGNVGAAIGVAAWGTIVLFVADHFVRPGMIGNATRLPFLAVLFGILGGVETLGLVGLFIGPVVMVLFVTLWYEANVSDRVPPANVAANALAGAAAETPASPAAPERTQ; encoded by the coding sequence ATGAACGATACCCAGCGCGACATTGTCAGCGCAGGCTTTTCCCTGGCCTTGATCGCCGTGACGGCCTTCGTCATGCAGCGTTTCTTTTTGCCGCTCGTGTGGGCCGGCATCCTGTGCGTGGCCACCTGGCCACTGTACCTGCGCGTGCGCGCGTCGCTGGGGCAGCGCACCATCGTCGCGGCAGCCGCGCTGACCCTGGCGTTTGCCTGCATCTTCATCATACCCGTGCTGTCCGGCGTGGCGCAGGCGGCGCGCGAAGTGCCCGTGCTGGCCGATTTCATCGTGCATGCGAATGCCGACGGCTTGCCTGTGCCGCACTGGGTGGCGCATATTCCGCTGGCCGGTAGCGCCATCGGCGACTGGTGGCTGGCCACCCTGAGCCAGCCTCACGGCCTCGGCCACTTCTTTGCGGGCAGCGCCGTGGGCGGCTTTCATTCCGCGCGCGACATGCTCAAGGTGCTGGGCGCGGACGTGTTCCACCGCCTGGTCGACTTTGGTTTGGCCTTCTTGTGCCTGTTTTTCTTTTACAAGGATGGCGAAGCGCTGACGCGCCAGATCACGGCTGTCGGCAGCCATTTCCTGCGCCCCGAACGGTGGGGCCGCTATGCGCAAAAGATTCCGACCGCCATCCGCGCCACCGTCAACGGCCTGGTGCTGGTGGGCCTGGCCGAAGGCGTGCTGATCGGCATCGCCTACGCCATCGCCGGCTTGCCGTCGCCGGCCCTGTGGGCTTTTGCCACGGGCATCCTGGCCATCATCCCGTTCGGCGCGCCGCTCGCTTACCTGTGCGCGGCCGCCTTGCTGGTCTTCCAGGGCAATGTGGGCGCCGCCATCGGCGTGGCTGCGTGGGGCACCATCGTGCTGTTCGTCGCCGACCACTTCGTGCGCCCCGGCATGATCGGCAACGCTACCCGCTTGCCCTTCCTGGCCGTGTTGTTCGGCATTCTGGGCGGCGTGGAAACCCTGGGCCTCGTGGGCCTGTTCATCGGCCCCGTCGTGATGGTGCTGTTCGTTACCTTGTGGTACGAAGCGAATGTGTCTGACCGCGTACCGCCTGCCAATGTAGCTGCCAACGCGCTTGCCGGCGCAGCTGCTGAAACACCTGCCAGCCCGGCCGCGCCGGAACGCACACAGTAG
- a CDS encoding phosphatase PAP2 family protein, whose protein sequence is MSLQEKNDMGMTTGWTTKLRRFVEARLSPEGELGLHMTVGVALMLVAIVVFHEIAEAVMGMAQITVIDLQVAHWFNQHAVPWITSCLLVVTHMHGVIGAVTLALLLGWYLHRKGADYWLFTLVITMPGVMFLNLLLKYIFVRARPSFDEPILQTALSTYSFPSGHTATSTALYGLLAAYLICQTAPGAWGKRIAIALGAFLMASLVGFSRIYLGAHYLSDVLAAMAESYGWLAICIAGVSTLRRRRHIRQTK, encoded by the coding sequence ATGAGTTTGCAAGAGAAAAATGACATGGGCATGACCACGGGCTGGACCACGAAACTGCGCCGCTTCGTCGAGGCGCGCCTGTCGCCCGAGGGCGAGCTGGGCCTGCATATGACGGTGGGCGTGGCGCTGATGCTGGTGGCCATCGTCGTGTTCCACGAGATCGCCGAAGCCGTGATGGGCATGGCCCAGATCACGGTGATCGACTTGCAGGTGGCGCACTGGTTCAACCAGCATGCCGTGCCGTGGATCACCAGTTGCCTGCTGGTCGTCACGCACATGCATGGCGTGATCGGCGCCGTCACCCTGGCCCTCTTGCTGGGCTGGTATCTGCACCGCAAGGGCGCCGATTACTGGCTGTTTACCCTGGTCATCACCATGCCGGGCGTCATGTTTTTGAACCTGCTGCTAAAGTACATTTTTGTCCGCGCGCGGCCCAGCTTTGACGAGCCCATCCTGCAGACGGCCTTGAGCACCTACAGCTTTCCGAGTGGCCATACGGCCACCTCGACAGCCCTGTACGGCTTGCTGGCCGCCTACCTGATTTGCCAGACGGCGCCGGGCGCCTGGGGCAAGCGCATCGCCATCGCGCTGGGCGCTTTCCTGATGGCGTCACTCGTGGGTTTCAGCCGCATCTACCTGGGCGCGCATTACCTGAGCGATGTGCTGGCGGCCATGGCGGAAAGCTATGGCTGGCTGGCCATCTGCATCGCCGGCGTGTCGACCCTGCGCCGCCGCCGGCATATCCGGCAAACCAAATAA
- a CDS encoding diacylglycerol/lipid kinase family protein, with protein MILSKIAVIINGGAGCGYAPDWAQQLEAKFAAVGLDAAITLAQSGAEMIATAEQALRDGAPIVVAGGGDGTINAVASVVVGSGTPFGVLPLGTLNHFAKDLNIPLELDAAIANVAQGVPHQVDVGEVNGRIFLNNSSLGLYPDIVRDREKQQRRLGRGKWLAFSWALVAALRRYPFLSVQLTLNDAVHARRTPFVFIGNNEYLMEGLNIGERERLDGGQLSLYVAQRPGRLGLLKLALHALFGKLSQAKDFDVLTATDLEIATRHRRLRVATDGEVTVMNTPLQYRIRPAALDVIVPAPVKE; from the coding sequence ATGATCCTGAGCAAGATTGCAGTCATCATCAACGGGGGCGCCGGTTGCGGCTATGCGCCGGACTGGGCGCAGCAGCTCGAAGCGAAATTCGCCGCCGTGGGACTCGACGCCGCCATCACCCTGGCGCAAAGCGGCGCCGAGATGATCGCCACGGCCGAGCAAGCGCTGCGCGATGGCGCGCCCATCGTCGTGGCCGGCGGAGGCGACGGCACCATCAATGCCGTCGCCTCCGTCGTGGTCGGCAGCGGCACGCCGTTTGGCGTCTTGCCGCTGGGTACCTTGAACCATTTCGCCAAGGATTTGAATATTCCGCTCGAGCTCGATGCGGCGATCGCCAACGTGGCGCAGGGCGTGCCGCACCAGGTCGACGTGGGCGAAGTCAATGGCCGCATTTTCCTGAACAATTCCAGCCTGGGCCTGTATCCCGACATCGTGCGCGACCGCGAAAAGCAGCAGCGCCGGCTGGGGCGGGGCAAGTGGCTGGCCTTCAGCTGGGCGTTGGTGGCGGCCTTGCGCCGCTACCCGTTTCTCAGCGTGCAATTGACACTCAACGACGCCGTGCATGCGCGGCGCACGCCTTTCGTCTTCATCGGTAATAATGAATACCTGATGGAAGGCTTGAATATCGGCGAGCGCGAGCGGCTCGATGGCGGCCAGCTGAGCTTGTACGTGGCGCAGCGTCCGGGCCGATTGGGCTTGCTGAAGCTGGCCCTGCACGCGCTGTTCGGCAAGTTGTCGCAGGCCAAGGATTTTGATGTGCTGACGGCCACCGACCTGGAAATCGCCACCAGGCACCGGCGCCTGCGCGTGGCCACCGATGGCGAAGTGACGGTCATGAATACGCCGCTGCAGTACCGCATCCGTCCGGCCGCGCTGGACGTGATCGTGCCGGCACCAGTCAAGGAGTAG
- a CDS encoding metallophosphoesterase family protein produces MRTIVHLSDLHFGRVDAALLAPLRALVERLEPDVVVVSGDLTQRARSAQFQEARHFLDSLPGPQIVVPGNHDVPLYNVFSRFLTPLVKYRRHVTDDLSPEYVDEEIAVLGINTARSLTFKDGRISHEQIDFLRQRLGSLPPGLTRIIVTHHPFDLPENFDKDDLVDRAPQALQMFSECGVDLLLAGHLHASVAGNTAERYKIAGYAALMVQAGTATSTRGRGESNSFNVLRVENSCIRVERYSWNEDSADFEKVSTEAFERQGGVWASLRPL; encoded by the coding sequence ATGCGTACCATCGTGCATTTGTCCGACTTGCATTTTGGCCGGGTCGATGCGGCCCTGCTGGCGCCCTTGCGCGCGCTGGTCGAGCGGCTGGAACCGGACGTGGTCGTGGTCTCGGGCGACCTCACGCAGCGCGCCCGCAGCGCCCAGTTCCAGGAAGCGCGGCATTTTCTCGACAGCTTGCCGGGGCCGCAGATCGTGGTGCCGGGCAACCATGACGTGCCCCTGTACAACGTCTTTTCCCGCTTTTTGACACCGCTGGTGAAGTACCGGCGCCATGTGACGGACGATCTGTCGCCCGAATATGTGGACGAGGAAATCGCCGTGCTGGGCATCAATACGGCCCGCTCTCTGACCTTCAAGGATGGCCGCATCAGCCACGAGCAGATTGATTTCCTGCGTCAACGCCTGGGTAGTTTGCCGCCCGGCTTGACGCGCATCATCGTCACGCATCATCCGTTTGACTTGCCGGAAAACTTCGACAAGGATGACCTGGTCGACCGCGCCCCGCAGGCGCTGCAAATGTTTTCCGAATGCGGCGTCGATCTGCTGCTGGCAGGACATTTGCATGCCAGCGTGGCGGGCAACACGGCCGAACGCTACAAGATCGCTGGCTACGCGGCCCTGATGGTGCAAGCGGGCACGGCCACGTCCACGCGGGGCAGGGGCGAGTCGAACTCGTTCAATGTGCTGCGCGTGGAAAACAGTTGCATCCGGGTCGAGCGCTACAGCTGGAATGAAGACAGCGCCGACTTTGAAAAGGTCAGCACGGAAGCGTTCGAGCGTCAGGGCGGTGTGTGGGCCAGCTTGCGGCCGTTGTAG
- the cls gene encoding cardiolipin synthase — protein MQPCLTALLLCWTLAACASLPDVKNLNTTLEPVAKPQVITGKGALLNVNSRAALLNKRWAKSGMDLKAQAALEEAATGVPLIKGNKVTLLFDGPQTMAAMFQAISEAKNSINLETYIFDQDPLGLKFADMLIEKQQAGVTVNVIYDSVGTIGVPQAFFDRMRAAGVHLVAFNPVNPAKLKGDDWKINNRDHRKVLIVDGKMAFTGGINISDTYAKSSLFRSKSKATDKKDVGWRDTHVKVEGPAVAAFQWLFIRTWAQQDQADLPDANYFPVLSEVGDKLVRVVASEPDGGFEIYKAYILAIQEAKKSIHITSAYFVPDQQTVDALVAAAKRGVDVTVVLPGVSDSGLVFHAGHALYDQLLAGGIRIFHLKLAVLHAKTAVIDGAWSTVGSTNIDMRSFLHNSELNVIVLGDSFGREMENAFQEDLRDSEEITKAKWETRPISDRMKEWAARFMNYWL, from the coding sequence ATGCAACCCTGCCTCACCGCCCTACTGCTGTGCTGGACCCTGGCTGCATGCGCCTCGCTGCCCGATGTCAAGAACCTCAATACCACCCTGGAGCCGGTGGCCAAGCCCCAGGTGATCACGGGCAAGGGCGCCTTGCTGAACGTCAACAGCCGCGCCGCCCTGCTCAACAAGCGCTGGGCCAAGTCCGGCATGGATCTGAAGGCCCAGGCCGCGCTGGAAGAGGCAGCCACGGGCGTGCCTTTGATCAAGGGCAACAAAGTGACCCTGCTGTTTGACGGCCCGCAAACCATGGCCGCCATGTTCCAGGCCATCAGCGAAGCGAAGAACAGCATCAACCTGGAAACGTATATCTTCGACCAGGATCCGCTGGGCCTCAAATTTGCCGACATGCTCATCGAAAAGCAGCAAGCGGGCGTGACGGTCAACGTCATCTACGACAGCGTGGGCACCATCGGCGTGCCGCAAGCGTTCTTTGACCGCATGCGCGCGGCCGGCGTGCACCTGGTGGCGTTCAATCCCGTCAATCCGGCCAAGCTCAAGGGCGACGACTGGAAGATCAACAACCGCGACCACCGCAAGGTGCTGATCGTCGACGGCAAGATGGCGTTTACGGGCGGCATCAATATCAGCGATACCTATGCGAAAAGCTCGCTGTTCCGCTCAAAATCGAAAGCGACCGACAAGAAGGACGTGGGCTGGCGCGATACCCACGTGAAAGTGGAAGGCCCGGCCGTGGCCGCTTTCCAGTGGCTGTTCATCCGCACCTGGGCCCAGCAAGACCAGGCCGACTTGCCGGACGCCAATTATTTCCCTGTACTTTCCGAAGTGGGCGACAAGCTGGTGCGCGTCGTGGCCAGCGAACCGGACGGTGGCTTTGAAATCTACAAGGCCTATATCCTGGCCATCCAGGAAGCCAAGAAATCGATCCACATCACATCCGCCTATTTCGTGCCCGACCAGCAGACGGTCGACGCGCTGGTCGCGGCCGCCAAACGGGGCGTGGACGTGACCGTGGTGCTGCCCGGCGTGTCCGACAGCGGCCTCGTGTTCCATGCGGGACACGCGCTGTACGACCAGTTGCTGGCCGGCGGCATCCGCATCTTTCATTTGAAACTGGCCGTGCTGCACGCCAAGACGGCCGTCATCGACGGCGCCTGGTCGACCGTCGGCTCGACGAATATCGACATGCGCAGCTTCCTGCACAACAGCGAACTGAATGTGATCGTGCTGGGGGACAGTTTCGGGCGCGAAATGGAAAACGCCTTCCAGGAAGACTTGCGCGACTCGGAAGAAATCACCAAAGCGAAATGGGAAACGCGGCCCATCTCGGACCGCATGAAGGAGTGGGCGGCGCGCTTCATGAACTACTGGCTATAA
- a CDS encoding site-specific recombinase: MLAILERIDPNSSNIDLLVELFNSLRPKRSHDSATAIANVRTLRQLLKGNPAQARALHEYVLRVLAARRHASLYTDIGVLSNSGFFTELKRRIAYRMLPPALGDEYLNDALDQVLYLKTDYLWISNVPATDWLELFDVLTSDDIELAVGDGNIMLPGMLDAIRTLSYRVCAMGLEPELTRFHNEIEVFQSPFMVQNTEVNAYLDAYTNLLQGDIEHIEDARHLLVMLDQCDAVIAKIRKKALYQGTSIPLTYLLVALAQSIERLRKLLFLVDTSGELPASNNVDIAAITVDATQDLLHPQPVSRRRAGAVGLALELIRAHNHKYKVSDLFSDNINLLARNVTENASRTGEHYIAENRREMGAMFLSSAGAGVIIGFMALFKILMSYLRSAPLVEAFMFSMNYSIGFMFIHLLHFTVATKQPAMTASRIAAGLHSKDGRNIDLDSMAELINKVFRTQNMAVLGNLATAIPTAWLIALGYKAITGHNLVTPEKAMHLLHDIDPIGSPAIFYAMIAGVCLFVAGLISGYYDNQALYTRWAQRIAQLRGLGRVIGQERLQRLGMYLENNLGGLMGNFYFGILLGSIGTLGFLIGLPIDIRHITFSAANFATALVGLDHNMSWQLAVKSLSGIFAIGTANLLVSFGLALWVALRSRQVRFKHGMQLLKILGKRFLRSPIVFFFGSKNPPPLALVDESANLSLTNKAQK; encoded by the coding sequence ATGCTAGCTATCCTCGAACGCATTGACCCCAACTCCAGCAATATCGACTTGCTGGTGGAATTATTCAACTCACTGCGTCCCAAGCGCTCCCACGACAGCGCTACCGCGATTGCCAACGTGCGCACCCTGCGCCAGCTTCTCAAAGGTAACCCCGCCCAGGCGCGCGCCCTGCACGAATACGTGCTGCGCGTGCTGGCCGCGCGCCGCCATGCCAGCCTGTACACCGACATCGGCGTGCTGTCGAACAGCGGTTTCTTCACGGAATTGAAACGCCGCATCGCCTACCGCATGCTGCCGCCCGCCCTCGGCGACGAATACCTGAACGACGCGCTCGACCAGGTGCTGTACCTGAAAACCGATTATTTGTGGATCAGCAACGTGCCCGCCACGGACTGGCTGGAACTGTTCGACGTGCTCACCAGCGACGACATCGAACTGGCCGTCGGCGATGGCAACATCATGCTGCCTGGCATGCTCGACGCCATCCGCACCCTGTCCTACCGCGTCTGCGCCATGGGTCTGGAACCGGAATTGACGCGTTTCCACAATGAAATCGAAGTATTCCAGTCACCGTTCATGGTGCAGAACACGGAAGTGAACGCCTACCTGGATGCCTACACGAATCTGCTGCAAGGCGACATCGAGCACATCGAGGATGCGCGCCATCTGCTGGTGATGCTGGACCAGTGCGACGCCGTCATCGCCAAGATCCGCAAGAAAGCGCTGTACCAGGGCACCAGCATTCCCCTCACGTATTTATTGGTGGCGCTGGCGCAAAGCATCGAGCGCCTGCGCAAGCTGCTGTTCCTCGTCGACACGAGCGGCGAGCTGCCGGCATCGAACAACGTGGACATCGCCGCCATCACGGTCGACGCCACGCAGGATTTGCTGCACCCGCAACCGGTCAGCCGCCGCCGCGCGGGCGCCGTCGGATTGGCGCTGGAACTGATACGCGCGCATAACCACAAGTACAAGGTCAGCGACCTGTTTTCCGACAATATCAACTTGTTGGCGCGCAATGTGACGGAAAACGCCAGCCGCACGGGCGAGCATTACATCGCGGAAAACCGCCGCGAAATGGGCGCCATGTTCCTCTCGTCCGCGGGCGCGGGCGTGATCATCGGCTTCATGGCCCTGTTCAAGATATTGATGTCGTATTTGCGCTCGGCGCCGCTGGTCGAAGCGTTCATGTTCAGCATGAATTACTCGATCGGTTTCATGTTCATCCACTTGCTGCATTTCACGGTGGCCACCAAGCAACCGGCCATGACGGCCTCGCGCATCGCCGCCGGCCTGCACAGCAAGGATGGCCGGAACATCGACCTCGACAGCATGGCCGAACTGATCAACAAGGTCTTCCGCACGCAAAACATGGCCGTGCTGGGCAACCTGGCGACCGCCATCCCCACGGCCTGGCTGATCGCGCTCGGCTACAAGGCGATCACGGGCCACAACCTGGTGACGCCGGAAAAAGCCATGCATCTGCTGCACGATATCGACCCCATCGGCAGCCCCGCCATCTTCTACGCCATGATCGCCGGCGTGTGCCTGTTCGTGGCGGGCCTGATTTCCGGCTACTATGACAACCAGGCCCTGTACACGCGCTGGGCCCAGCGCATCGCGCAATTGCGCGGCCTGGGCCGGGTCATCGGCCAGGAGCGCTTGCAGCGGCTGGGCATGTATCTGGAAAACAACCTCGGTGGCCTGATGGGTAACTTCTACTTCGGTATCCTGCTCGGCTCCATCGGCACCCTAGGTTTCCTGATCGGTTTGCCCATCGATATCCGCCACATCACCTTCTCGGCCGCCAACTTCGCCACGGCCCTGGTGGGCCTCGATCACAACATGAGCTGGCAACTGGCCGTCAAGTCGCTGTCGGGCATCTTCGCCATCGGCACGGCCAATCTGCTGGTCAGTTTCGGCCTGGCCCTGTGGGTGGCACTGCGCTCGCGCCAGGTGCGCTTCAAGCACGGCATGCAATTATTGAAGATTCTGGGCAAGCGTTTCCTGCGCTCGCCCATCGTCTTCTTCTTCGGCTCGAAAAACCCGCCACCGCTGGCGCTGGTCGACGAGTCGGCAAACCTGTCACTGACGAACAAGGCTCAAAAATGA
- a CDS encoding porin, whose translation MKTSYFALAVIGMGPFALGATAQAADGAGSAASSNVAVYGVLDAGIVAERGCAANCAGAKVSGGVASGSRLGVQGREALGNDVTAVFTLEAGIQNDTGQSEEGRLFGRQAYVGLDSRLGALTLGRQYNLQYLTLTDVADPFKGGMAGSAGNLAGYSVKRYDNTVKYVTPALRGVTASAIYSFGESPYSNANNRAYGATLGYSAGAVNVSVSHQRKNNFILASGTLPAIDMSARNTLIAANIDLKVATAFAAVGVNKGYGSSPWDPNNAYSSLALSMSSSDSRDTLLGVSVPVGGFKLLASWVRKDDRDLANRDASQVAVGLTYSLSKRSDFYASYAKIHNKNGARYTVGNASDAGRGDAAFNMGFRHGF comes from the coding sequence ATGAAGACCTCGTATTTTGCGCTTGCTGTGATAGGGATGGGGCCTTTCGCGCTGGGCGCGACGGCCCAGGCTGCCGATGGCGCAGGCAGTGCCGCCTCCAGTAACGTTGCCGTGTACGGCGTGCTCGACGCGGGCATCGTGGCCGAGCGGGGCTGCGCCGCCAATTGCGCCGGCGCCAAGGTGTCCGGCGGCGTCGCCTCCGGTTCGCGCCTGGGGGTGCAGGGCCGCGAGGCGCTGGGCAATGACGTCACGGCCGTGTTTACCCTGGAAGCAGGCATCCAGAACGATACGGGCCAGTCGGAAGAGGGCCGGCTGTTCGGCCGCCAGGCCTATGTGGGCCTCGACAGCCGCCTCGGTGCGCTGACCCTGGGGCGCCAGTACAACCTGCAATACCTGACCCTGACCGACGTGGCCGACCCGTTCAAGGGCGGCATGGCCGGCAGCGCCGGCAACCTGGCCGGCTACAGCGTGAAACGCTATGACAATACCGTCAAATATGTGACGCCGGCCTTGCGCGGCGTGACCGCCAGCGCCATCTACAGCTTTGGCGAGTCGCCGTACAGCAACGCCAACAACCGCGCGTATGGCGCCACCCTCGGCTATTCGGCCGGCGCCGTGAATGTCAGCGTGTCGCACCAGCGCAAGAACAACTTCATCCTCGCCTCCGGCACCTTGCCCGCCATCGACATGTCGGCCCGCAACACCCTGATCGCGGCAAATATCGACCTCAAAGTGGCCACCGCCTTTGCCGCCGTGGGCGTGAACAAGGGCTATGGCAGCTCGCCGTGGGATCCGAACAATGCCTATAGCTCGCTGGCCCTGTCGATGTCGTCGTCGGACAGCCGCGACACCTTGCTGGGCGTGTCCGTGCCCGTGGGCGGCTTCAAACTGCTGGCGTCGTGGGTGCGCAAGGATGACCGCGACCTGGCCAACCGCGACGCCAGCCAGGTGGCAGTCGGCCTCACGTATTCGCTGTCAAAGCGCAGCGATTTCTACGCGTCCTACGCGAAGATCCACAACAAGAACGGCGCCCGCTACACGGTGGGCAACGCCAGCGATGCGGGCCGCGGCGACGCCGCCTTCAACATGGGCTTTCGTCACGGTTTCTGA
- a CDS encoding DUF3617 domain-containing protein, whose translation MKHSLLRLTLLACAALGSHAGAQAASPAATIKPGLWQVDSKMASPDAATDNAMSMVLQQLGNLPPDQRKQLESMAASRGMAMPTVGADGAVRVTACVTPDMAARRQIPTGQPGDCKSKNTDIAGGMHVSFTCANPKSSGEGKVMFTGEQAFSMQLAVTTSARGAPEQVNVTSNGKWLGATCPAPSTAAGQKP comes from the coding sequence ATGAAACATTCTTTGCTACGCCTGACTCTGCTGGCTTGCGCCGCCTTGGGCAGCCACGCCGGCGCCCAGGCCGCCTCGCCAGCCGCCACCATCAAGCCGGGCCTGTGGCAAGTCGACAGCAAGATGGCCTCGCCCGACGCCGCCACCGACAACGCCATGTCCATGGTGCTGCAGCAGCTGGGCAACCTTCCTCCCGATCAACGCAAGCAGCTGGAAAGCATGGCCGCCAGCCGCGGCATGGCCATGCCCACCGTGGGCGCCGATGGCGCCGTGCGCGTGACGGCCTGCGTGACGCCGGACATGGCGGCGCGCAGGCAGATTCCCACGGGCCAGCCCGGCGATTGCAAATCGAAAAACACGGACATCGCGGGCGGCATGCACGTGTCGTTCACGTGCGCGAATCCGAAATCGAGCGGCGAAGGCAAGGTGATGTTCACGGGCGAGCAGGCGTTCAGCATGCAGCTGGCGGTGACCACCAGCGCGCGCGGTGCGCCGGAACAGGTGAATGTGACGAGCAACGGCAAGTGGCTGGGAGCAACGTGCCCTGCGCCATCAACCGCTGCTGGTCAGAAACCGTGA